One segment of Taeniopygia guttata chromosome 17, bTaeGut7.mat, whole genome shotgun sequence DNA contains the following:
- the MAMDC4 gene encoding apical endosomal glycoprotein: MAEGGQAMLALLVLLARTVLPSGSVVVNSCGSMAEQLCNFVCDCSDCSDENQCGYLRGSAVLGTPFTCDFEDSDCGWQDVGTSMYGWVRGRASLATWGMGPHSDHTVGTDLGWFLVTMSPPAKTAATAWLRSPEMREAAATCEIRTWYHLSGSWLKQTGRPVLRLAVAHKDEVVELWQSPERSSEGWHQLVAYPGRIMDQFQLIFSLTQPPTCGAEVALDDIMFRNCGLPEVGQQACGAQASRCHRGSCLEQQRFCDGTDDCGDGSDEDMAQCKNFTHCSFDYDLCDWEAAAGPPVWGRNTSLNLGISYSIPTRDHSNNSRAGFFLHVSSDRTGGTAQLSSPTFQATNSCSLVLYCHLHGSATSNLSISYVTNSTKHLMRERIGDLGSCWVRERVDFNVTDPFKVLIEGVAGSGGTVAIDDLILSQGCVKEQGELVGSVLHPAPVLAAALCPLQLVAARLGWDRMGSDVKLRARKMLGGMGQWFVMVDTDAVAGPFHHCSPPWGVLPSEKPLVTLPSQAGASPCAADEVSCASGDCIAAELACDFADTCADGSDEKHCGTTTFESGAGGWHDVSVGRLRWGLQKVTESDIFLTGTFLVLQTGEGQMVGPAKARSPPLGPSGPACTMEMSYHIHSDPQGFLAISVADHTTGTSQLVWKTQGRGRTTGGHVHVPIGERSRAFQVELLALVDLQGLASVSVDNVTFKQCYLDVVSPTAAELSCNFERGMCGWYQDLSSDFKWVHSTGQGQGSDHTTGSGYFLSVDSSVPWSHGQQAQLLTSRQEPAAAPHCLSFWYRLAGPQIGTLNLKLRPEGGEEVVLWTRRGTQGSLWHQAWATLPSTGQQRYQVAFEVLHDGFLGDVGLDDITHTAGPCGAKLSCSFEVEGCGLTASGEGTWQRQSNSTGTTAGPVADHTTGTSAGHYMVVNTGRVSLPAGHTAALTSQPYQSSVSVQCLAFWYQLSAGTPGSLTVFVEQSRVRRKILIMSTMEGSNWHRSHVTVQPDGEWQVVFEAVGAGGDHGYIALDDLHVSEGACPKPASCDFEQDTCGWSSPSDPRLHSFAWGWKSGITLAKYPGPEQDHTLGTRNGHYMHFDTSMLGARGTSALLESPPLPAATDCCLRFWYHMDIPEHLCSGELRVTLQGAAGQRTVWSVAGHRSRGWQGAVVPVQSPAEFQISFEITTRRWPMEGTVALDDIMYSTRVGCHSSPESPVEEKPSGSFGSFVAEVVLGVLLALVIVALMAAWGWYWLKQRRLASRTPIESNSSQGFDNITFRDDKVILSPREGDQS; the protein is encoded by the exons ATGGCTGAAGGCGGGCAGGCGATGCTGgccctcctggtgctgctgg CCAGAACCGTCCTCCCCAGTGGATCCGTGGTTGTCAACAGCTGCGGCAGcatggctgagcagctctgcaacTTTGTCTGTGACTGCAGCGACTGCTCAGATGAGAACCAGTGTG GGTATCTACggggctcagcagtgctgggcacccCCTTCACCTGTGACTTTGAAGACAGTGACTGTGGCTGGCAGGATGTGGGCACCTCGATGTACGGATGGGTGCGAGGCCGGGCCAGCCTGGCCACGTGGGGCATGGGGCCTCATTCAGACCACACCGTGGGCACGGACCTGG GTTGGTTCTTGGTGACCATGTCTCCCCCAGCAAAGACCGCAGCCACAGCCTGGCTCAGGTCACCGGAGATGCGGGAAGCAGCTGCCACATGTGAGATCAGAACCTGGTATCACCTCTCCGGGAGCT GGCTGAAGCAGACAGGGCGGCCGGTGCTGCGCCTGGCTGTAGCACACAAGGATGAGGTGGtggagctgtggcagagccctgagcgCAGCAGtgagggctggcaccagctggtcGCCTACCCCGGCCGCATCATGGATCAGTTCCAG CTCATCTTCTCCCTGACGCAACCACCCACCTGCGGGGCAGAGGTGGCACTTGATGACATCATGTTCAGGAACTGTGGCTTACCAG agGTCGGGCAGCAGGCCTGCGGGGCCCAGGCGAGCCGCTGCCACCGCggctcctgcctggagcagcagcgTTTCTGTGACGGCACCGACGACTGCGGGGACGGCTCGGACGAGGACATGGCGCAGTGCA AGAACTTCACCCACTGCTCCTTTGACTACGATCTCTGTGACTGGGAGGCAGCGGCTGGGCCACCAGTGTGGGGCAGGAACACAAGCCTGAACCTGGGCATCTCCTACAGCATTCCCACTCGGGACCACAGCAACAACAGCAGGGCTG GTTTTTTCCTCCATGTGAGCAGTGACCGCACTggtggcacagctcagctcagcagccCCACCTTCCAAGCCACCAACTCCTGTTCT CTCGTGCTGTACTGCCACCTCCATGGCTCAGCCACCAGCAACCTCAGCATCTCCTATGTGACCAACTCTACCAAGCACCTGATGAGGGAAAGGATAGGAgacctgggcagctgctgggtcCGGGAGAGAGTGGACTTCAATGTGACAGATCCCTTCAAG GTGCTGATCGAGGGGGTGGCTGGCAGCGGGGGGACCGTGGCTATCGATGACCTGATCCTGTCTCAGGGTTGTGTGAAGGAGCAGGGTGAGCTGGTGGGCAGTGTTCTTCACCCTGCTCCAGTGTTGGcagct GCCCTGTGTCCCCTTCAGCTGGTGGCAGCtaggctgggctgggacaggatGGGATCGGATGTGAAATTGAGAGCCAGGAAGATGCTTGGGGGCATGGGACAGTGGTTTGTCATGGTTGACACTGATGCTGTTGCTGGGCCCTTTCATCACTGCTCTCCACCCTGGGGTGTTTTACCATCAGAGAAGCCTCTGGTCACACTGCCGAGCCAGGCAGGTGCCAGCCCCTGCGCAGCAGACGAGGTGTCCTGTGCCAGTGGGGACTGCATTGCCGCGGAGCTGGCCTGTGACTTCGCTGACACGTGCGCTGATGGCTCCGACGAGAAGCACTGTG GGACAACAACCTTCGAgtcaggggctgggggctggcacGACGTCAGTGTGGGGCGGCTGCGCTGGGGTCTGCAGAAGGTCACCGAATCTGACATCTTCCTCACAG GGACTTTCCTGGTTCTCCAGACAGGAGAAGGACAGATGGTGGGTCCTGCGAAGGCACGATCGCCTCCGCTGGGGCCCTCTGGCCCTGCCTGCACCATGGAGATGAGCTACCACATCCACAGTGACCCCCAAG GCTTCCTTGCCATCAGTGTCGCAGATCACACCACTGGCACCTCCCAACTGGTCTGGAAGACACAAGGTCGTGGCAGAACCACTGGGGGTCATGTCCATGTCCCTATTGGAGAGAGAAGCCGGGCCTTTCAG GTCGAGCTGCTGGCACTGGTAGATCTCCAGGGCTTGGCGAGTGTCAGTGTTGACAACGTGACATTCAAGCAATGCTACCTTGACGTGGTGTCACCCACAGCTGCGG AGCTGTCCTGCAACTTTGAGAGGGGCATGTGTGGATGGTACCAGGATTTATCCAGTGACTTCAAATGGGtccacagcacagggcagggacagggctctgaccaCACCACTGGCTCAG GCTACTTCTTGTCCGTGGACTCCTCTGTGCCATGGAGCCACGGGCAGCAGGCCCAGCTCCTCACCTCCCGCCAGGAGCCGGCTGCTGCCCCACACTGTCTCTCCTTCTGGTACCGCCTGGCCGGCCCACAAATTG GTACCCTGAACCTCAAGCTGCGGccagagggaggggaggaggtggtGCTGTGGACCCGCCGAGGAACCCAGGGCAGCCTCTGGCACCAGGCATGGGCAACACTTCCCTCCACGGGCCAGCAGCGGTACCAG GTGGCTTTCGAGGTGCTGCATGACGGTTTCCTGGGGGACGTGGGGCTGGACGACATCACACACACAGCGGGACCCTGTGGGgccaagctctcctgctcctttGAGGTGGAGGGCTGTGGGCTGACAGCCAGTGGAGAGGGCACCTGGCAGCGCCAGAGCAACAGCACCGGCACCACCGCTGGCCCTGTGGCTGACCATACCACCGGCACCTCAGCAG GCCATTACATGGTGGTGAACACGGGCAGGGtctccctgcctgctgggcACACAGCTGCCCTCACCTCCCAGCCCTACCAGTCCTCCGTGTCTGTTCAGTGCCTGGCTTTCTGGTACCAGCTGAGCGCTGGAACCCCAG GCTCCCTCACGGTGTttgtggagcagagcagagtgaGGAGGAAGATTCTGATCATGAGCACCATGGAAGGGAGCAACTGGCACCGCAGCCATGTCACTGTCCAGCCCGATGGTGAATGGCAG GTGGTGTTTGAggcagtgggagctgggggtgATCACGGATACATCGCACTGGACGACCTGCACGTGTCGGAGGGAGCCTGTCCCAAGCCAG CATCCTGTGACTTCGAGCAGGACACgtgtggctggagcagcccctcaGACCCCCGCTTGCACAGCTTTGCCTGGGGCTGGAAGAGTGGGATCACCCTGGCCAAGTaccctggccctgagcaggatCACACCCTGGGTACAAGGAATG GTCACTACATGCACTTCGACACCAGCATGCTGGGTGCCAGGGGCACCAGTGCCCTGCTGGAGAGCCCACCCCTGCCCGCAGCCACTGACTGCTGCCTGCGCTTCTGGTACCACATGGACATCCCGGAGCACCTCT GCAGTGGGGAGCTGCGGGTGACGCTGCAGGGCGCAGCGGGGCAGCGCACAGTGTGGAGCGTGGCGGGGCACCGCAGCCGGGGGTGGCAGGGCGCTGTGGTGCCGGTGCAGAGCCCCGCTGAGTTCCAG ATCAGCTTTGAGATCACCACACGGAGGTGGCCGATGGAGGGGACAGTGGCACTGGATGACATCATGTACAGCACCAGGGTGGGCTGCCATTCCAGTCCAGAGAGTCCAGTGGAAG AGAAGCCCTCCGGCAGTTTTGGCAGTTTCGTGGCGGAGGTGGTGCTCGGTGTGCTCCTGGCCCTCGTCATCGTGGCGCTGATGGCTGCTTGGGGCTGGTACTGGCTGAAACAGCGAAGGCTGGCAAGCAGGACACCGATAGAGAGCAACAGTTCCCAGGGCTTCGACAACATCACCTTCCGAGAT GACAAGGTCATTTTGTCTCCAAGGGAGGGGGATCAGTCTTGA
- the PHPT1 gene encoding 14 kDa phosphohistidine phosphatase: protein MAGAALSRVPAVQIDGDGVFKYVLLRVRGPGAPAKDVVRGHAWAEYHADLLERTAEELARHGLSCECLGGGRLSHRPEERKIHVYGYSVGFGRADHAVTTEKLKAEYPDYEITWADEGY, encoded by the exons ATGGCGGGCGCGGCGCTGTCGCGGGTGCCGGCCGTGCAGATCGATGGCGACGGTGTCTTCAAGTACGTGCTGCTGCGGGTGCGCGGGCCCGGCGCGCCCGCCAAGGACGTCGTGCGAGGCCACGCCTGGGCCGAGTACCACG ccgACTTGCTGGAGCGGACGGCGGAGGAGCTGGCGCGGCACGGCCTGAGCTGTGAGTGCCTTGGCGGCGGCCGCCTGTCCCACCGGCCCGAGGAGAGGAAGATCCACGTCTACGGGTACTCAGTG GGCTTTGGACGAGCTGACCACGCCGTGACCACAGAGAAGCTGAAGGCCGAATATCCTGACTATGAGATCACCTGGGCAGATGAAGGGTACTGA
- the AJM1 gene encoding apical junction component 1 homolog, giving the protein MTRTDPPDILVSTVYQDIKVAAAAPGDSVVCQPLAQCDASMSSSLSREPQPFNKRHCRSFDFIESLEELGTPSAMQRACPRPGMPEPTPGPPGRQAPPKPDPSSGRAPAPRSEPKRRARSKSAPRVKSTLTPVPITVAASPPPARRGREVLRVAREPSHTDPSPRREAPMPLRALANEVHPIKLQPQRSSVSRISPLCLGSNCYEEGPGAKVGASPHVKCRVDIKPDEAVLVHTARSLRAAPNRAEPPRWPRTPGAARSLTVPGSRQASASRTPTPSDSYSGDPPLLPYPGEYYEADPRALAYQTVPVPASREFREYPDRGCMTFSAPGVPAKFFYAEESARCPSPAMPLRSSGYASYPYPSRHSVPQPFFTEDPAKAAAHTMPPRTVYVEEARGYPVQEAPTRTFYGDEPRYYAPRGTPVKTLYAEDARTYPALGSSPRLLYAEDYGKYREREMLSRTCPPPRSAQPLHFGDWYCPERATLPYQSLQLSRFTPQPAGREAMFSSWHTSYGVTPARLGRETQHYSKSWDNILAPAARREEALQRGRSYENLLAHEQHRALSPEERRQPVVINLSSSPKRYAALSLSESSILERVHADGSRGPPGRSWYVTPEITITDNDIRAEGLGRSERRSASWDMLDAGRECRPYAVPCAPQPGTRESGSGRQRSLEQLDELITDLVIDYKPAPGHRSGDRDSLAEQLKQLLSSSASGPPRRGEGRRIPPNLPEGSRPTKEQPGPSSHAGTPRRPLATGPFEKSPENCSPDLSAEEDDMMMCSNAKCRRTETMFNACLYFKSCHSCYTYYCSRHCRREDWDTHKASCVYGRVGSVCRHVLQFCRENTEVHKAFSRIAKVGYLSRGRGVLFLGFPNAGSAENFLQFGLESLLMSPTYLSLRELDSYSDNLGEYAQELRETGNQYDPNECFLLNVTVAVTQKVPERPSPKMQVPTVRKYAKVALASSSPEKKILKKERDMETLILTPPPGTADIDKEGEEGRKAREVCFINIQRELRIRGVFLRHEFPTVYEQLCDFVESNKRFTPTTIYPIDKRTGKQFMCMIMAASEPRTLDWVASPNLLDDIM; this is encoded by the coding sequence ATGACACGAACAGACCCACCTGACATTCTGGTGTCCACGGTGTACCAAGACATCAAGGTGgcggcagcagcccctggggattCCGTTGTCTGTCAGCCCCTAGCACAATGTGACGCCTCCATGTCCTCCTCCCTGTCCCGCGAGCCGCAGCCCTTCAACAAGCGTCATTGTAGGAGTTTCGACTTCATTGAGTCGCTGGAAGAGCTGGGCACCCCTTCGGCCATGCAGCGCGCCTGTCCGCGCCCCGGCATGCCCGAGCCCACGCCGGGGCCGCCGGGCAGGCAGGCGCCACCGAAGCCAGACCCTTCCAGCGGCAGAGCCCCCGCGCCGCGGAGCGAGCCGAAGCGCCGAGCGCGCTCCAAGAGCGCCCCGCGGGTGAAGTCCACCCTGACCCCGGTGCCCATCACCGTGGCGGCATCACCGCCGCCAGCCCGGCGTGGGCGGGAGGTGCTGCGGGTGGCACGGGAGCCCTCTCACACAGATCCCTCGCCGCGCCGCGAGGCCCCGATGCCGCTGCGGGCGCTGGCCAACGAGGTTCACCCCATCAAGCTGCAGCCGCAGCGGAGCAGCGTCAGCCGCATCTCCCCGCTCTGCCTGGGCAGCAATTGCTACGAGGAAGGGCCGGGGGCGAAGGTGGGCGCCAGCCCCCACGTCAAGTGCCGAGTGGACATCAAGCCGGACGAGGCAGTTCTGGTGCACACGGCGCGGAGCCTGCGGGCAGCTCCGAACCGTGCGGAGCCGCCGCGCTGGCCCCGCACCCCTGGGGCCGCCCGCAGCCTGACCGTGCCGGGGAGCCGGCAGGCGTCCGCGTCCCGCACGCCCACCCCCAGCGACTCCTACAGCGGGGACCCTCCGCTGCTGCCCTACCCCGGTGAGTACTACGAGGCAGACCCCCGGGCACTGGCATACCAGACAGTGCCCGTGCCAGCTTCGCGGGAATTCAGGGAGTACCCCGACAGGGGCTGCATGACCTTTTCGGCCCCCGGCGTCCCAGCCAAGTTCTTCTACGCAGAGGAGTCAGCGcggtgccccagccctgccatgccCCTCCGCAGTTCTGGCTATGCCAGCTACCCCTACCCCAGCCGCCACAGCGTGCCCCAGCCCTTCTTCACCGAGGACCCGGCCAAGGCTGCTGCTCACACGATGCCGCCCCGGACGGTGTACGTGGAGGAGGCGCGGGGTTACCCGGTGCAGGAGGCACCTACTCGCACCTTCTATGGGGATGAGCCCCGCTACTACGCCCCGCGTGGGACCCCTGTGAAAACCCTCTACGCCGAGGACGCTCGGACATACCCAGCCCTTGGCTCCTCCCCGCGGCTGCTGTATGCCGAGGACTACGGGAAGTACCGGGAGCGGGAGATGCTGTCGCGCACGTGTCCCCCGCCCCGCAGCGCACAGCCCCTGCACTTCGGGGACTGGTACTGCCCCGAGCGGGCCACGCTGCCCTACCAGAGCCTGCAACTGTCCCGCTTCACCCCGCAGCCGGCCGGGCGTGAGGCCATGTTCTCCTCCTGGCATACCAGCTATGGTGTGACTCCAGCACGGCTGGGCCGGGAGACCCAGCACTACTCCAAATCCTGGGATAACATCCTGGCGCCAGCAGCACGCAGGGAGGAGGCCCTGCAGCGTGGGCGCAGCTATGAGAACCTGCTCGCCCATGAACAGCACCGTGCCTTATCCCCCGAGGAGCGCCGGCAGCCTGTGGTGATCAACTTGTCGAGCTCACCCAAGCGCTACGCGGCCCTGTCCCTCTCCGAGAGTTCCATCCTTGAGCGGGTGCATGCTGACGGCAGCCGTGGGCCCCCAGGCCGCTCCTGGTATGTCACACCGGAGATCACCATCACAGACAACGACATCCGTGCCGAGGGGCTGGGCCGGAGTGAGAGGCGCTCAGCCAGCTGGGACATGCTGGACGCGGGGCGCGAGTGCAGGCCCTacgctgtgccctgtgccccacagcccGGCACCAGGGAGAGTGGCTCAGGGCGCCAGCGCAGTCTGGAGCAGCTGGACGAACTCATCACCGACCTCGTCATTGACTACAAGCCGGCACCGGGCCACCGCtccggggacagggacagcctcGCAGAGCAGCtcaagcagctgctgagcagtaGCGCCTCGGGGCCCCCCCGGCGGGGCGAGGGCAGGCGGATCCCTCCCAACTTGCCCGAGGGATCCCGACCCACAAAGGAGCAGCCGGGCCCCAGCTCCCATGCTGGCACCCCACGCCGCCCACTGGCCACCGGCCCCTTCGAAAAGTCACCGGAGAACTGCTCGCCCGACCTGAGCGCTGAGGAGGACGACATGATGATGTGCTCCAATGCCAAGTGCCGGCGCACGGAGACCATGTTCAATGCCTGCCTCTACTTCAAATCATGCCACAGCTGTTACACCTACTACTGCTCCCGGCACTGCCGGCGCGAGGACTGGGACACGCACAAGGCCAGCTGCGTCTACGGGCGGGTGGGCAGCGTCTGCCGCCACGTCCTGCAGTTCTGCCGTGAGAACACCGAGGTGCACAAGGCTTTCTCGCGCATCGCCAAGGTGGGATACCTCTCCCGCGGCCGCGGCGTCCTCTTCCTGGGCTTCCCCAATGCGGGCTCCGCCGAGAACTTTCTCCAGTTTGGGCTGGAGAGCCTGCTGATGTCCCCCACGTACCTGTCCCTGCGGGAGCTGGACAGCTACTCGGACAACCTGGGAGAGTACGCCCAGGAGCTGCGGGAGACAGGCAACCAGTACGACCCCAACGAATGTTTCCTGCTGAATGTAACCGTGGCCGTCACTCAGAAAGTGCCAGAGAGGCCATCACCGAAGATGCAGGTGCCGACAGTCAGGAAATATGCCAAGGTGGCCTTAGCCTCCTCCAGCCCCGAGAAGAAGATCTTGAAGAAGGAGCGGGACATGGAAACGTTGATCCTGACACCACCGCCCGGCACGGCGGACATCGacaaggagggggaggagggcagGAAAGCACGGGAGGTCTGCTTCATCAACATCCAGCGGGAGCTGCGCATCCGTGGCGTCTTCCTGCGGCACGAGTTCCCCACTGTCTATGAGCAGCTCTGCGACTTCGTGGAGAGCAACAAGCGCTTCACCCCCACCACTATCTACCCCATTGACAAGAGGACGGGCAAACAGTTCATGTGCATGATTATGGCGGCCTCTGAGCCTCGCACCCTCGACTGGGTGGCCAGCCCCAACCTCCTGGACGACATCATGTGA